Proteins encoded together in one Penicillium digitatum chromosome 1, complete sequence window:
- a CDS encoding Alcohol dehydrogenase, zinc-containing, conserved site, with the protein MSPIVQSDLRYLRITSHPGREAMGKILAVQQPPPNPNQSTAASIDSSQSRRISQVPSRDDGFPMLSKKTPRASINENSNEKPDLKRSPTPKRFGLFSKKSEPNMSENPTEQARATRKGPAAGTGHEGYGKYGQRGRKASSSSCSGTRTRSTSTTWSATSKGSQSSHPELDIDDFLMSRLEPVIINGGGLDGSSLSHTQSEQSFSSISVASTSNLPRQTLPSFSTSQSTDSLAISTGTFNETIKPIYSSYTRLIGSKSPEYQSNATDHSKASKARMPIPKGKRHGVFANLQAAIPNTSLHSHEHSAAASHQPKRAQKSPEKVSKPEHAKKEQVKKRKLSMWKFFQKNRANEQKCSIPPTASSKTAKLRATVTPVLKTRLVAHYALLDADSGELDGIINNIKDSPPTEETIFNPVEVSRGLSNRKRKSSILLPSAPKIHGDFDVDDRPSPRTAMFNRNLMAPELEISPEQRPRLASVGRIPQIVSRRDRHHYPFMQSFSRPFSVVESPSLTIPTTGSSYESPLLANVPLNLGIGPYESSNWGDGFNPTFSASEETSALEFLAGPFSTYEFLQFPPKKGSTSSDSSGALAAVTAVPSVPGSPPTEDEVWSEFDDFIDHFLSPDEPKPEEAEKTGEEDRFELATMASKALQGGLHSAIDFQSAFCGNSVHSSSSSVHLRRSQVVSGLQSSTAPSSQPSSSDLVAEHRGTNEEDIQQPADPTEQPSSADQLREQQSTFLNSLAAEPSSRPTYHRQQEATSSEREWDAVTWTNMRSASLMTSRWLSFGQVLFSPAHNHVTAGGQGRILVIDGLGNDDWSCYCSLTYPNAEVYSLGGRPVSAASLHPAAWQPPTNHHAMYHARLDNPLPFPKDFFTVVVLRFPTVCSENVQSNIIQESRRVLRTGGYLEMSLLDHDMINVGPHTRKAIRHLKEVTCLTDSSLSLKPTSDSVQRELGAQGFDGLRRCMVRIPVAGMVPRSSDSSSSSHSISKATPSTSFSLPTISVTTTGDGQSTRPSSKSPANDANVSLGELLSDPSPSPANDESIAKIVARVGRWWYSKCYEDPIFQTGYTNPIWNDRMVLRECQKRGTGFRMLIAYAQKPSEVPRRTASV; encoded by the coding sequence ATGTCGCCCATTGTTCAAAGCGACCTACGATATCTTAGAATAACAAGCCACCCAGGTCGCGAGGCGATGGGGAAAATCCTAGCGGTCCAACAGCCACCCCCAAATCCCAACCAGTCTACCGCTGCATCTATTGACTCGTCGCAATCAAGAAGGATATCTCAAGTCCCTTCTCGGGATGATGGGTTCCCCATGCTATCCAAAAAGACACCCCGGGCATCGATTAATGAGAACTCCAATGAGAAGCCGGATCTGAAACGAAGCCCAACACCAAAGCGCTTCGGTCTATTCTCAAAGAAGTCCGAGCCGAACATGTCGGAGAATCCGACGGAGCAAGCCCGAGCAACTCGCAAAGGTCCGGCCGCTGGAACAGGCCACGAGGGCTACGGCAAATACGGGCAGCGCGGCCGCAAAGCAAGCAGCAGTAGTTGCAGCGGGACGAGAACCAGATCAACAAGCACAACATGGAGTGCCACTAGCAAAGGGAGCCAATCCAGTCACCCGGAGTTGGACATTGATGATTTTCTCATGAGTCGTCTGGAGCCTGTCATTATCAATGGCGGTGGACTAGACGGCTCATCATTGTCACATACACAAAGCGAGCAGAGTTTCAGCAGCATTAGCGTTGCGTCGACTTCGAACTTGCCGCGCCAAACTCTTCCATCATTCTCGACTAGCCAGTCTACCGACTCCCTCGCCATCTCAACGGGGACATTCAATGAGACTATTAAGCCAATTTATTCTAGTTACACCAGGCTGATCGGAAGCAAGAGCCCTGAGTACCAATCTAACGCCACTGATCATTCCAAAGCATCAAAAGCACGCATGCCCATCCCAAAAGGAAAGAGGCATGGCGTGTTCGCTAACCTCCAGGCTGCTATTCCAAACACGTCTCTTCATAGCCACGAGCACAGCGCTGCCGCCTCACATCAACCGAAGCGTGCTCAAAAATCCCCAGAAAAGGTCTCCAAGCCCGAGCATGCTAAGAAGGAACAagtcaagaaaagaaaactaTCCATGTGGAAGTTCTTCCAAAAGAACCGCGCCAACGAACAGAAGTGCTCAATTCCACCAACAGCCTCATCCAAAACAGCAAAACTTCGTGCGACAGTCACCCCGGTTCTGAAAACTCGGCTCGTGGCCCATTATGCCTTACTGGACGCTGACTCGGGCGAGCTCGATGGAATCATCAACAACATCAAAGACTCACCACCAACAGAGGAAACAATTTTCAACCCCGTGGAAGTCTCAAGGGGCCTGAGCaatagaaaaagaaaatcgtCAATTCTGCTGCCATCTGCACCAAAGATTCATGGTGATTTTGATGTTGACGATCGCCCATCGCCGAGGACAGCCATGTTCAATCGCAACCTTATGGCCCCGGAGCTCGAGATATCACCTGAACAACGTCCACGTTTGGCCTCCGTTGGTCGGATCCCACAGATAGTTTCACGACGCGATAGACATCATTACCCTTTCATGCAGTCATTCTCGCGTCCGTTCAGTGTTGTCGAATCGCCTTCCCTCACAATTCCAACAACAGGGAGCTCATACGAATCCCCACTTCTCGCAAATGTTCCGTTGAATCTGGGGATTGGACCATACGAATCTTCTAACTGGGGTGATGGGTTTAACCCAACCTTCAGCGCATCCGAGGAGACCAGTGCTTTAGAGTTCCTTGCTGGACCGTTCTCAACCTATGAGTTCCTTCAATTTCCGCCGAAGAAAGGCTCGACCTCATCGGATAGCTCTGGAGCTCTGGCTGCAGTTACAGCCGTGCCCTCGGTTCCAGGATCTCCGCCCACCGAGGACGAGGTGTGGAGTGAGTTCGATGATTTCATCGATCACTTTCTGTCGCCAGATGAACCGAAGCCCGAGGAGGCGGAGAAGACCGGAGAAGAGGACAGATTTGAATTGGCAACGATGGCGAGCAAGGCTCTTCAGGGCGGGCTGCATAGTGCCATTGACTTCCAGTCAGCATTCTGTGGCAATTCAGTCCACTCGAGTAGCAGCTCTGTTCATCTTCGCCGTTCTCAAGTTGTCTCTGGTTTGCAATCGTCTACAGCCCCTTCATCTCAGCCGTCTTCCAGTGATCTTGTTGCTGAACATAGAGGCACAAATGAGGAGGACATCCAACAGCCTGCTGATCCTACTGAGCAGCCTTCTTCAGCCGATCAGCTTCGTGAACAGCAGTCTACGTTTCTCAACTCCCTCGCTGCCGAACCTTCCTCTAGACCAACGTACCACCGACAACAAGAAGCGACATCTTCCGAGCGTGAGTGGGATGCCGTAACATGGACTAACATGCGTTCTGCTTCGCTCATGACTAGTCGCTGGTTGTCTTTCGGCCAAGTTCTTTTCAGCCCAGCACATAACCACGTCACAGCAGGAGGACAAGGGCGAATTCTTGTGATCGATGGACTGGGAAACGACGACTGGTCTTGCTACTGTTCCTTGACGTACCCCAATGCCGAGGTATACAGCCTAGGTGGACGCCCCGTATCCGCAGCATCTCTCCACCCTGCCGCATGGCAGCCCCCTACCAACCATCACGCCATGTATCACGCAAGACTAGACAATCCTCTCCCATTCCCAAAAGATTTTTTCACAGTCGTCGTGTTACGGTTCCCCACTGTCTGCTCCGAGAACGTGCAAAGCAACATCATCCAAGAAAGCAGACGTGTTCTCCGCACCGGAGGGTATCTAGAAATGAGCCTTCTAGACCACGACATGATCAATGTGGGACCTCACACGCGCAAAGCTATCCGTCACCTCAAAGAAGTTACCTGTCTCACAGACTCATCCCTCAGCCTGAAACCAACCAGCGACAGCGTCCAACGCGAGCTTGGCGCGCAGGGATTCGACGGTCTCCGTCGCTGCATGGTTCGCATTCCAGTCGCTGGAATGGTCCCCCGATCCTCCGACTCGAGCTCATCATCCCACTCTATTTCGAAAGCTACCCCTTCAACCTCATTCTCGCTACCCACCATCTCTGTCACGACTACGGGTGACGGCCAGAGCACAAGACCTTCCTCGAAATCCCCCGCAAATGATGCAAATGTTTCTCTCGGGGAGTTGCTCTCTGATCCTTCCCCATCTCCGGCAAATGACGAGTCAATTGCTAAGATTGTTGCGCGTGTTGGACGCTGGTGGTATTCGAAATGCTATGAGGATCCTATATTCCAGACTGGATATACGAATCCAATTTGGAATGACCGAATGGTACTCCGCGAGTGCCAGAAGCGCGGTACCGGGTTCCGCATGTTGATTGCATACGCTCAGAAGCCTAGTGAGGTTCCGCGACGCACGGCAAGTGTGTAA
- a CDS encoding Protein phosphatase regulatory subunit Gac1, putative, translated as MPYTAPLKTLLSAQHIEYSRPTEESGERPGLAYPSSERVQNPRSYSSTSYTRRHRRSPSNTKPTVHTAPESPARASPSLDPPACLRQSPPPISNAIIPPGAVISPPESGTNSSDEESPHRSGEGVKFDELEAAVRSIRLRRESSPERMDPSDHLGTALQHLSSVPSATGAKPTRPKLPHLPLSKEARKISHSRSSTETAIELARESALTSSPEESDVEMSCKPLMVRKKSGELVRPALRPSSSRRRPSSMPGTPVYSKAVHFDSHLEHIRHFLQLDRPLAVSTETSPVETHDNKAEFPFGSADSGDLSWEWEIKLSNWPKDPSSRVTRPVRLERLFLSADKSTLIGTVAVANIAFHKNVTARFTLDYWRTTSEVAAAYCHDVRRQQAADGFDRFSFDLKLNDQAHLETKTMFMCIRYNVEGQEFWDNNDSVNYQVDFHKVPKNPTSKSASGGSRPALPRSRSFTSSHATRPQPMPHNYDFSDISGKTPFTNPFNGANGAPLTRTPSDDIDAVAPPKRRENSNRQAFGNRYDFGASLSAAMRSKAPLDRTALTALLSRAMVPHKPQLESSVYRELVDKYCFYGSPQASNQKAHPPISSGRDVEAPKHISAPACPSSAPACPSPPLSPRSPAPLAAPVAEAPRASVSPRASPLPSASPLDFRYSFHGGFMNDPHSPAVIRGGFDSPCEELDRSVGFLSTALIPTCIGAL; from the exons ATGCCATACACGGCGCCGTTGAAGACGTTGCTCTCTGCGCAGCATATTGAATACTCTCGCCCAACCGAAGAATCCGGTGAGCGGCCCGGTCTGGCGTATCCTTCGTCGGAACGGGTTCAGAATCCTCGATCATATTCCTCTACCTCCTATACCCGTCGCCATCGGAGGAGTCCTTCGAACACCAAACCAACAGTGCATACCGCTCCAGAATCTCCGGCCCGGGCCTCGCCCTCTCTCGATCCACCTGCCTGTCTACGTCAGTCCCCACCACCGATAAGCAATGCTATAATTCCCCCCGGGGCGGTAATCTCACCTCCTGAATCTGGGACGAACTCCAGTGATGAAGAATCACCCCACAGGAGTGGCGAGGGTGTCAAGTTTGACGAGCTGGAGGCTGCCGTTCGATCAATCAGATTGAGGAGGGAGAGTTCGCCGGAAAGAATGGATCCATCAGACCACCTAGGAACAGCGCTTCAGCACTTGTCGAGTGTACCATCAGCCACGGGGGCGAAGCCCACTCGGCCCAAGCTCCCCCATTTACCATTGTCCAAAGAAGCTCGCAAGATCAGTCATTCTCGATCATCCACAGAAACCGCCATCGAATTGGCTCGGGAATCGGCGCTGACTAGCTCACCTGAAGAAAGTGACGTGGAGATGTCGTGCAAGCCCCTAATGGTCCGTAAGAAGTCAGGTGAGCTTGTTCGGCCTGCTCTTCGCCCTTCGTCATCACGGAGACGACCATCCAGCATGCCTGGTACGCCCGTCTATTCCAAAGCGGTGCACTTCGATTCCCACTTGGAACATATTCGTCACTTCCTTCAGCTTGACAGGCCATTGGCTGTCAGCACGGAAACATCACCAGTTGAAACCCATGACAACAAGGCTGAATTTCCCTTTGGCTCTGCTGACTCGGGCGATCTGTCGTGGGAATGGGAGATCAAGCTCTCCAATTGGCCTAAGGATCCCTCATCGCGTGTCACTCGTCCTGTGCGCCTGGAGCGGTTGTTCTTATCTGCTGATAAGAGCACTTTGATCGGCACGGTTGCAGTTGCGAACATCGCTTTCCACAAGAATGTGACGGCTCGTTTCACACTGGATTATTGGAGGACTACCTCCGAGGTTGCAGCGGCATACTGCCATGATGTTCGCCGCCAGCAAGCTGCTGACGGGTTCGATCGCTTTTCGTTTGACCTCAAGCTGAATGATCAGGCCCATCTGGAGACTAAGACCATGTTCATGTGCATCCGCTACAATGTGGAAGGGCAAGAATTTTGGGATAACAATGATTCGGTGAACTACCAGGTTGATTTCCACAAAGTCCCTAAAAACCCAACGAGCAAGTCGGCAAGTGGCGGATCTCGCCCTGCTCTGCCGCGCAGCCGGTCCTTCACCAGTTCTCATGCCACTCGGCCGCAACCCATGCCGCATAATTATGATTTCTCCGACATCAGCGGCAAGACGCCATTTACGAACCCTTTCAACGGTGCGAATGGTGCACCCTTGACTCGCACGCCCTCGGATGATATCGATGCGGTCGCGCCGCCCAAGCGCCGTGAAAACTCCAACCGTCAGGCATTTGGAAACCGGTACGACTTCGGAGCGTCGCTATCTGCTGCTATGCGGTCAAAAGCGCCTCTGGATCGGACTGCTCTGACTGCCC TATTGAGCAGGGCCATGGTTCCCCA CAAGCCACAGCTCGAGTCTTCCGTGTACCGGGAGTTGGTCGATAAGTACTGCTTT TATGGATCTCCGCAAGCATCGAACCAGAAGGCACACCCACCAATTTCGAGCGGCCGTGACGTTGAGGCCCCAAAGCATATCTCTGCACCAGCCTGTCCTTCCTCTGCACCAGCCTGTCCTTCGCCGCCGCTTTCTCCTCGATCTCCTGCTCCTCTCGCTGCCCCTGTGGCCGAAGCACCGCGTGCTTCTGTTAGCCCACGCGCCTCTCCACTGCCCTCAGCCTCCCCCTTGGATTTTCGCTATTCTTTTCACGGCGGGTTTATGAATGACCCTCACTCTCCAGCGGTTATCAGAGG GGGATTTGATAGTCCTTGCGAAGAACTTGACAGATCTGTTGGCTTTCTTTCGACCGCTTTGATCCCAACATGTATCGGCGCACTCTGA
- a CDS encoding DNA-binding SAP, whose amino-acid sequence MATDYSKKTNAELVEILKTRSLPHTGKKADMVSRLQEDDETKSSDAPAAAQTDAAEDVIDWDDEPAETIIEPSTEAGAAAIAAGGQGAVSNPVAVPNQQLDENPATTEDLKIEATGAVAEPTTQPEAAIEQKPVVDYTRGLPQTDLEAELAKRKARAQKFGIVEDDDTALKEATKQLERAKRFGTGADAETTSVAGVSRLDQALPDERSRKRRTEGRNDNRNDQSGRGGKRRDTGSGRNRNRQRGDGNRNRDRGDGGNKTNAGVKKPNAGGNTAQKSWSEKDHAAMEARKKRFAAAA is encoded by the coding sequence ATGGCCACCGACTACAGCAAGAAGACCAACGCCGAGCTGGTCGAGATCCTTAAAACTCGCTCTCTTCCCCACACCGGAAAGAAGGCCGACATGGTATCGCGCCTCCAGGAAGATGACGAAACCAAGTCATCCGACGCTCCTGCTGCAGCCCAGACTGACGCCGCCGAGGACGTCATTGACTGGGACGACGAACCTGCAGAGACAATTATCGAGCCATCCACAGAAGCCGGCGCAGCTGCGATTGCAGCTGGTGGCCAGGGTGCAGTTTCCAACCCGGTCGCTGTCCCCAACCAGCAGCTCGACGAGAACCCCGCCACCACCGAGGACTTGAAGATTGAGGCGACCGGCGCTGTCGCTGAACCCACCACTCAGCCCGAAGCCGCGATTGAGCAGAAGCCTGTTGTCGACTACACACGAGGTTTACCCCAGACTGATTTGGAGGCGGAGCTGGCGAAGCGCAAGGCTCGCGCGCAGAAGTTTGGCATTGTTGAGGACGATGACACAGCATTGAAGGAGGCTACAAAGCAGCTGGAGCGCGCTAAGCGCTTTGGTACTGGCGCCGACGCTGAGACTACCTCCGTTGCGGGTGTAAGTCGTCTTGACCAAGCACTTCCTGATGAACGCTCCCGCAAGAGACGTACTGAGGGCCGCAATGATAACCGCAACGATCAGAGTGGTCGCGGAGGCAAAAGACGTGACACTGGATCTGGACGCAACCGTAACCGTCAACGTGGGGATGGAAACCGCAACCGCGACCGCGGCGATGGTGGGAACAAGACCAATGCCGGCGTGAAGAAGCCTAATGCCGGTGGCAACACTGCCCAGAAGAGTTGGAGCGAGAAAGATCATGCGGCTATGGAGGCTCGCAAGAAGCGGTTTGCAGCCGCTGCCTGA
- a CDS encoding Annexin translates to MSYHPNQPPYGGYPPQQYGQQSHPSGPPPQGYQQPYGAPPPQGPYPPQHGHHLPPQQGHYPPPQQGHYGAPSQPHGYHAPPGQPPFGQQQHGYAPPGQLPMGYPPQSQAPVGYGAPAGGAYPPQGVPSQPSPGYIPGQVAPGDFRPQADALRKAMKGFGTDEKALIAVLAQLDPLQMAAVRDTYSKHLGRDLFKDVKSETGGYFGDGLLAVLDGPLIQDVENLHSAIDGAGTKEWLLNEILLGRSNADMNAIRAAYEIRYRRSLSKDVEGDLSFKTSTLFATVLRAARNEESAPINPHTIETDVRSLQGKNVTEVCSIFAKASNAELRAISQTFQSRYHIPLEKHIEKEFSGHMEDALLLMLRSATDPAMRDAILLEETMSGMGTKDERLVFRVVRVHWNRNHKEMVKRAYHHRFGKNLIDRVRGETSGDYQRLMVALLG, encoded by the exons ATGTCTTATCATCCTAATC AACCTCCGTATGGAGGATACCCACCCCAACAATACGGACAGCAAAGCCATCCTTCTGGACCTCCACCCCAGGGCTATCAGCAGCCCTACGGTGCCCCTCCCCCACAAGGCCCATACCCCCCTCAGCATGGCCACCACCTCCCGCCTCAACAGGGACATTATCCTCCACCCCAACAAGGCCATTACGGCGCACCATCTCAACCTCACGGATACCATGCCCCGCCCGGGCAACCTCCATTTGGCCAGCAGCAGCATGGCTATGCCCCTCCAGGCCAACTGCCCATGGGATACCCACCACAAAGTCAAGCACCTGTTGGGTACGGCGCACCAGCTGGTGGCGCCTATCCGCCCCAGGGTGTTCCGTCACAACCTTCTCCCGGTTACATCCCTGGACAAGTAGCACCAGGCGACTTCCGGCCGCAAGCAGATGCTCTTCGTAAAGCGATGAAGGGATTTGGCACGGACGAAAAGGCCCTGATTGCAGTTCTCGCGCAACTCGACCCGCTTCAGATGGCCGCCGTTCGCGACACATATTCCAAGCACCTCGGCCGCGATCTGTTCAAGGACGTCAAGTCCGAGACTGGCGGATACTTTGGCGATGGCCTACTTGCCGTACTCGACGGACCGCTTATACAGGATGTCGAGAACTTGCACTCGGCAATCGATGGCGCCGGTACGAAGGAGTGGTTACTCAATGAGATCCTGCTCGGCCGGTCCAATGCTGATATGAATGCTATCCGGGCCGCCTACGAAATAAGATATAGGCGTTCGCTTTCTAAAGATGTCGAAGGCGACCTCTCCTTCAAGACATCCACTTTGTTCGCCACCGTCCTTCGTGCTGCTCGCAATGAAGAGTCTGCCCCTATCAACCCGCATACCATCGAGACGGATGTTCGATCCCTGCAAGGGAAGAACGTCACAGAAGTGTGCTCCATCTTTGCCAAGGCGTCCAATGCCGAGCTCCGTGCTATTAGCCAGACGTTCCAGTCACGCTACCATATCCCCCTCGAGAAGCACATCGAGAAGGAATTCTCGGGTCATATGGAAGATGCGCTACTCTTGATGCTTCGCTCGGCTACGGATCCGGCCATGCGTGATGCCATCCTACTCGAGGAAACTATGAGCGGCATGGGAACCAAGGACGAGCGCCTTGTTTTCCGTGTTGTCCGTGTCCACTGGAATCGCAACCACAAGGAGATGGTCAAGCGCGCTTACCATCACAGGTTCGGAAAGAACTTGATTGACCGGGTGCGCGGCGAGACTTCTGGTGATTACCAGCGGTTGATGGTTGCTCTTCTTGGGTAG
- a CDS encoding Zinc finger, ZZ-type has translation MSQVQSSGLADLEKELICSICTELLYQPLTLLDCLHTFCGSCVKEWFSAQGSRRSRASPRFTCPACRAEVRETRPNATVTTLLDMVLTAHPDRARAADEKAEIATKYTHGESVFPALPSGGESAEEDGVEDGRILAEVRELSLRESRAQARRETRRTGQSSRTRERSTNTERPAEDGRSRRRRDDDTTQQHHTSRPDDSDRTRRVEHQSSLRSLLSLSSDVETMEEEILRQILEDGLLDNINLDNLGPRQEEELSERIADAYRRKHMQRSQPRQRQEQGPEQRPEADGATRTHVRSESAHRTAEPTAATRAHSARRPPVSRPHLFDSPPTRPSTAGHQRHSSEQVSGRPRTSPVRTNQASASDEAIRPAARFSGDLITDRHISQAGRLRSESASARPRRATESEQNIPRAWAAGGRDRSSSRPSTSQSATNFPTSGAALSNFSRHLPPTDHTTPSLSSPLVPIRSDRRTRPSPSRSNVPVPPIIQFTEPSISCDRCGKDNIQYNLHKKCPSCKEGNFHLCLRCYRLGRGCLRWNGFGASALTTFQQIILSSTRRSVQVRDPGHVLLWFRYQRPAETAHRTMSRERQMTDENPVRRLQSGLFCDSCQSWANDCFWKCNQCNEGDWGFCNFCVNQGRCCTHALLPIRRMTHCPPSSALPTISPPAESNTIPTSSDTESFKILSFSTNCDICTYPIPASNTRYHCLECNSGDYDVCTNCYLKLVATGKINKENGHNGWRRCLAGHRMIVVGFEDHEEGQRRVIIRDLVGGRALNEQHVIQSQIQSPTSSLASGGLVASPELGTGDWTWKDGPERRKKASRLRGGPAPTNSITGGTTSASDPSHPSLSSATATPMIPPFRRFPPDGGVGLIVRALWSWYPEEEVRDELVFPRGAHITESENINDDWFWGCYAGRTGLFPGSHVEFVREVHR, from the exons ATGTCTCAAGTTCAAAGTTCCGGATTGGCAGACCTTGAGAAAGAGCTGATATGCTCG ATTTGTACCGAGCTACTCTACCAGCCCCTCACTCTCCTCGACTGCCTCCATACTTTCTGTGGATCCTGCGTGAAAGAATGGTTCTCCGCACAAGGGTCGCGTCGTTCCCGTGCCTCGCCTCGATTCACCTGTCCAGCCTGTCGCGCTGAAGTGCGCGAGACCCGCCCAAATGCCACTGTGACAACCCTGCTGGATATGGTCCTGACCGCACACCCCGATCGTGCAAGAGCGGCAGATGAAAAGGCAGAAATCGCTACGAAATACACACACGGCGAGTCAGTGTTCCCAGCACTTCCTTCCGGCGGGGAAAGCGCGGAGGAGGATGGAGTGGAGGATGGACGAATTCTAGCGGAGGTACGCGAGCTGAGTCTACGCGAAAGCCGGGCGCAAGCTAGGCGCGAGACACGGCGGACAGGACAATCTTCACGGACGCGCGAGAGAAGCACCAATACCGAGAGGCCTGCGGAGGACGGCCGCTCAAGGCGTCGGAGGGATGATGATACAACGCAGCAGCACCATACATCACGTCCCGACGATTCAGACCGCACGCGACGGGTGGAGCATCAATCCAGTTTGCGGTCATTACTGAGTTTATCATCGGATGTGGAGaccatggaagaagagatcttGCGGCAAATTCTCGAGGACGGATTGCTGGACAACATCAATCTTGACAACCTCGGGCCAAGACAAGAAGAGGAACTCAGTGAGCGCATTGCGGATGCCTACCGTCGGAAGCATATGCAAAGATCCCAGCCTCGTCAGCGGCAAGAACAGGGACCAGAACAGCGACCAGAGGCCGACGGAGCTACGCGAACACATGTGAGGTCGGAGTCCGCCCACAGGACTGCGGAACCAACGGCGGCTACCCGAGCACACAGCGCTAGACGACCACCAGTTTCAAGACCGCATCTGTTCGATTCGCCTCCCACGCGGCCGAGCACCGCGGGTCACCAGAGGCACAGCTCGGAACAAGTGAGTGGTCGTCCAAGGACCTCGCCCGTCCGAACTAATCAGGCCTCTGCATCGGATGAAGCCATAAGGCCTGCTGCTCGATTCTCAGGTGATCTAATTACGGATCGCCACATCTCTCAGGCTGGGCGTTTACGATCAGAATCAGCGTCAGCCAGGCCGCGACGTGCCACCGAGTCAGAACAGAATATTCCAAGAGCGTGGGCGGCAGGAGGACGAGACCGAAGTTCTTCTAGACCGTCTACGAGTCAATCAGCCACAAACTTTCCCACTTCTGGCGCTGCGCTTTCGAATTTCTCCCGCCATTTACCTCCCACGGACCACACCACTCCGTCATTATCTTCGCCTCTTGTCCCCATCCGTTCAGACCGACGAACAAGACCATCTCCATCACGATCCAATGTCCCTGTACCGCCCATTATCCAATTCACCGAGCCATCCATCTCCTGTGACCGTTGCGGGAAGGATAACATTCAATACAATCTACACAAGAAATGCCCAAGTTGCAAGGAGGGCAACTTCCACCTATGTCTACGATGTTACCGCTTGGGACGTGGCTGTCTTCGATGGAACGGATTTGGCGCATCTGCATTAAcgaccttccaacaaatTATATTGTCGTCTACTCGACGCTCTGTACAAGTTAGAGACCCTGGTCATGTCTTATTGTGGTTCAGATACCAACGGCCCGCCGAGACTGCCCATCGAACAATGAGCAGAGAGAGACAAATGACCGACGAAAACCCAGTCCGCCGGCTACAAAGCGGTCTCTTCTGTGATTCATGTCAATCTTGGGCAAACGATTGTTTCTGGAAGTGCAATCAGTGCAACGAGGGAGACTGGGGGTTCTGTAACTTCTGTGTCAACCAAGGACGATGCTGCACCCACGCCCTTTTACCCATCCGACGCATGACCCATTGTCCACCTTCATCAGCACTGCCCACCATATCGCCGCCGGCTGAATCAAATACTATCCCCACATCATCCGATACCGAGAGCTTCAAAATTCTCTCATTCTCAACAAATTGCGATATCTGCACCTACCCAATCCCAGCCTCGAATACCCGCTACCACTGCCTGGAATGCAATAGCGGCGACTACGACGTCTGTACAAACTGCTACCTCAAACTTGTGGCAACAGGCAAAATTAACAAAGAGAACGGGCACAACGGCTGGCGCCGCTGCCTTGCCGGCCACCGCATGATAGTGGTCGGCTTCGAAGACCACGAAGAAGGCCAGCGCCGCGTCATTATCCGCGATCTTGTGGGCGGCCGCGCCCTTAATGAACAACACGTAATACAGTCACAAATACAGTCaccaacttcctccctaGCCAGCGGCGGTCTCGTTGCATCCCCAGAGCTGGGAACCGGTGACTGGACCTGGAAGGACGGCCCCGAACGCCGCAAGAAAGCATCCCGTCTTCGCGGTGGGCCTGCTCCCACAAACAGTATCACCGGAGGTACTACCTCTGCTTCTGACCCCTCCCATCCATCTCTTTCCAGTGCCACCGCGACTCCGATGATCCCGCCCTTCCGCCGGTTTCCGCCTGACGGGGGTGTCGGGCTCATTGTCCGCGCTCTGTGGTCATGGTACCCGGAAGAGGAAGTCAGAGACGAGCTTGTTTTCCCGCGAGGTGCGCATATTACGGAATCAGAGAATATCAACGACGATTGGTTCTGGGGGTGCTACGCTGGCCGAACGGGACTGTTCCCTGGTTCGCATGTTGAATTCGTCAGGGAGGTCCACAGGTAA